Proteins co-encoded in one Populus trichocarpa isolate Nisqually-1 chromosome 10, P.trichocarpa_v4.1, whole genome shotgun sequence genomic window:
- the LOC7474431 gene encoding protein SMAX1-LIKE 8, with protein MPTPVTTARQCLTEEAGHALDEAVNVARRRGHGQTTSLHAVSALLSLPSSPLRDACARARNSAYSSRLQFKALELCLGVSLDRVPTSQLSDDSPPVSNSLMAAIKRSQANQRRQPENFNLYHQIQQQQQQSSSSISCIKVELQNLILSILDDPVVSRVFGEAGFRSSEIKLAIVRPLPQVFKFSSSRFKGPPLFLCNLLSSEDPDSLYSGPGRRGVFSFPFSGGLFLNNNSNNNNGDANCRRIGEVLARNKGRNPLLVGLSAYHTLASFSEMVEKRKENVLPVELCGLSVICMESDVNKFITSENFDKKCVDLRFEELGQFVEKSLGPGLLANFGDLKAFVSNDDHNNGMDDAVSYVIEKLTKLLQLYGGRVWLIGAASYENYSKFVGRFPSTEKDWDLQLLPITSLRTPSVAESYPRSSLMESFVPFGGFFSTPSDLNAPLNRSCKYLPRCHLCNEKCEQEILSVSKGGFIGSVADQHQSSLPTWMEMAEIGTNKGLDAKTRDDGMVLSTRVAGLQRKWDSICQRLHHTQPPGSNTHPPQFPAVAGFQLVEDEKEDAENLSSKDTSALPNGNRCVNVNSYIPSDLQKTSRKQLGFSLPVVSEARSDSILSKQWEKPSKEEDLGSSGLRSPYSFSNSCMVDGSQASPTSVTSVATDLGLRISSIGNELKKTVNQNHMELPHDLSGSFSANVDLVHGSISDHRARSSSSSSPVFGGQFDPSNAKMLFRAVVERVGWQDEAIRIISQTIAHCRAINEKRQGASLRGDIWFSFCGPDRCGKKKIASALAEVIYGSRENFISADLSSQDGMVHAHMVFDRPEMSGYTVKFRGKTMVDFVAGELCKKPLSIVFLENIDKADVQAQKSLSQAIQTGKFADSHGREVGISNAIFVTTSTLTEDKVGSSSNDFSTYSEERILKAKDWPMKILIERVLDEEMGQVITPITAKKDIPSSIFLNKRKLVGANQNLDRQEITEMVKRAHKMSARNLDLNLPAGENDLPDTDDGNSDNDPESDISKAWLQGFLEQVDARVFFKPFDFDALAERILNEVNGCFHKIVGWECLLDIDPKVMEQLLAATYLSDQNRVVEDWVEQVLGWGFVEVLRRHSLNANSIVKLVACKSLFLEGRMPGVYLPTKIIIN; from the exons ATGCCTACGCCGGTAACTACAGCGAGGCAATGCTTAACTGAAGAAGCAGGTCACGCGCTCGACGAGGCAGTGAACGTCGCTCGCCGAAGAGGACATGGTCAAACTACGTCGCTTCATGCCGTCTCGGCTCTCTTATCACTCCCTTCGTCACCTTTACGTGACGCGTGCGCGCGTGCGAGGAATTCTGCGTACTCATCGAGACTTCAGTTCAAAGCGCTCGAGCTCTGCCTCGGTGTGTCACTAGACCGAGTGCCGACGAGTCAACTCAGCGATGACTCACCTCCCGTTTCGAACTCGCTTATGGCTGCTATTAAACGGTCCCAAGCGAACCAGAGGAGACAGCCTGAGAATTTCAATCTGTATCATCAAATtcaacagcagcaacaacaatcgTCTTCCTCAATTTCTTGTATTAAAGTGGAACTTCAGAATTTGATTCTATCGATTTTGGATGATCCGGTTGTGAGCCGGGTTTTTGGTGAAGCGGGATTTCGGAGCTCCGAAATCAAGTTGGCTATTGTTAGGCCGTTACCGCaggtttttaaattttcctcGTCACGTTTCAAAGGCCCGCCtttgtttttatgtaatttattatCAAGCGAGGATCCGGATTCGTTATATTCGGGTCCGGGTCGGAGGGGTGTTTTCAGTTTTCCATTTTCGGGCGGGTTGTTTCttaacaacaacagcaacaataaTAATGGGGATGCTAATTGTAGGAGAATTGGTGAGGTTTTAGCAAGAAACAAAGGGAGGAATCCTCTGCTTGTAGGTTTATCTGCTTATCATACACTTGCAAGTTTCAGTGAGAtggtagagaaaagaaaagagaatgtCTTGCCTGTTGAGTTATGTGGATTAAGTGTCATCTGCATGGAAAGTGATGTTAATAAGTTTATAACAAGTGAGAATTTCGATAAAAAGTGTGTGGATTTGAGGTTTGAGGAGTTGGGTCAATTTGTGGAGAAAAGTTTAGGACCTGGGTTGTTGGCGAATTTTGGTGACTTGAAGGCATTTGTTAGTAACGACGATCATAATAATGGTATGGATGATGCCGTTAGTTATGTTATCGAGAAATTGACAAAGTTGTTGCAGTTATATGGAGGAAGAGTGTGGCTTATCGGTGCGGCGAGCTACGAGAACTATTCCAAGTTTGTTGGAAGATTTCCTTCCACTGAAAAAGATTGGGACTTGCAGCTCTTGCCTATCACTTCTCTCAGGACTCCTTCCGTGGCTGAATCTTATCCCAGGTCAAG CTTGATGGAGTCATTTGTTCCATTCGGTGGGTTCTTCTCTACACCTTCTGACTTGAATGCCCCTTTAAATAGATCATGCAAGTATTTACCCCGTTGTCATCTATGCAACGAGAAGTGCGAACAAGAAATACTTTCTGTTTCAAAGGGAGGATTCATTGGTTCAGTAGCAGACCAGCACCAATCTAGCTTGCCTACTTGGATGGAGATGGCTGAAATTGGCACAAACAAGGGACTGGATGCGAAG ACCAGAGATGATGGAATGGTATTGAGTACCAGAGTTGCAGGTCTGCAAAGGAAATGGGACAGTATATGTCAGCGTCTTCATCACACCCAACCACCTGGGTCAAATACTCATCCCCCTCAGTTTCCAGCTGTCGCGGGCTTTCAGCTGGTCGAAGATGAAAAGGAAGATGCTGAAAATCTCAGCAGCAAAGATACAAGTGCACTGCCAAATGGAAACAGATGTGTGAATGTAAATTCATACATTCCCTCTGACTTACAGAAGACATCGAGAAAGCAGTTAGGTTTCTCTCTTCCTGTTGTTTCTGAGGCTAGGAGTGATAGCATTCTATCCAAGCAATGGGAAAAACCTTCCAAAGAAGAAGATCTCGGGTCAAGTGGCCTCAGATCTCCATATAGTTTTTCCAATTCATGCATGGTTGATGGTAGTCAAGCATCTCCTACATCCGTGACTTCTGTGGCCACAGATTTGGGGTTGAGGATAAGTTCTATTGGTAATGAACTGAAGAAAACTGTAAACCAAAACCACATGGAGCTTCCACATGACTTGTCAGGTTCTTTTTCAGCAAACGTTGATCTTGTGCATGGGAGTATCTCTGACCATCGGGCTcgatcatcatcatcttcttctcctgtCTTTGGTGGGCAGTTTGATCCCAGTAATGCAAAGATGCTCTTTAGAGCTGTTGTTGAAAGAGTTGGCTGGCAAGATGAAGCAATACGCATTATTAGCCAAACAATTGCTCACTGCAGGGCAATAAATGAGAAACGCCAGGGAGCAAGTCTCAGAGGGGATATTTGGTTCAGTTTCTGTGGACCTGATAGATgtgggaaaaagaaaattgcttCCGCCCTTGCTGAGGTCATATATGGAAGTAGGGAAAACTTTATTTCTGCAGATTTAAGTAGCCAAGATGGGATGGTTCATGCCCACATGGTCTTTGACCGCCCAGAGATGAGTGGCTACACTGTAAAGTTTAGGGGGAAGACCATGGTTGATTTTGTTGCTGGGGAGCTGTGCAAGAAGCCCTTGTCCattgtgtttcttgaaaatatagacAAGGCAGATGTGCAGGCTCAGAAGAGCTTGTCGCAAGCTATTCAGACTGGTAAATTTGCAGATTCCCATGGGAGAGAAGTTGGAATCAGCAATGCAATATTCGTGACAACTTCAACATTGACAGAGGATAAAGTTGGCTCTTCTAGCAATGATTTCTCCACCTATTCTGAGGAGAGAATATTGAAAGCCAAAGACTGGCCAATGAAGATATTAATTGAACGAGTTCTTGATGAAGAAATGGGCCAAGTTATTACTCCAATCACTGCGAAAAAGGACATCCCAAGTTCTATCTTTTTGAATAAAAGAAAGCTGGTTGGGGCAAACCAAAATCTTGACCGCCAAGAAATCACAGAGATGGTGAAACGAGCTCATAAGATGTCAGCTAGGAATCTAGATTTGAACCTTCCTGCCGGAGAGAATGACTTGCCAGACACCGATGATGGAAACTCTGATAATGATCCTGAATCTGATATCTCCAAGGCTTGGTTGCAAGGTTTTCTTGAACAAGTGGACGCAAGAGTGTTTTTCAagccttttgattttgatgctcTTGCCGAGAGAATATTGAATGAGGTTAATGGGTGCTTCCACAAGATTGTAGGCTGGGAATGTTTGCTAGATATTGATCCAAAAGTCATGGAGCAATTACTTGCAGCTACCTATTTATCCGATCAAAATAGAGTGGTTGAGGACTGGGTAGAGCAAGTTCTTGGTTGGGGATTTGTGGAAGTTTTGAGAAGGCACAGCCTGAATGCAAATTCTATCGTGAAACTTGTTGCCTGCAAGAGCTTATTTTTGGAAGGACGCATGCCAGGGGTTTACCTTCCGACAAAAATCATTATCAACTGA
- the LOC7490325 gene encoding PHD finger protein ALFIN-LIKE 2 produces MASPRTVEEIFKDYNARRSALVRALTIEADEVYLQCDPEKENLCLYGHPNESWEVTLPAEEVPPELPEPALGINFARDGMTRKDWLSLVAVHSDSWLLSVGFYFGARLNRNERKRLFSMVNDLPTLFEIVTGRKPVEDKPSADGGSKSRNNTKRSTDGQARSNSKLSYVEDEDEHGDTLCGSCGGNYNADEFWIGCDICERWYHGKCVKITPAKAESIKQYKCPSCSTKKSRH; encoded by the exons ATGGCGTCCCCTCGCACTGTAGAAGAGATCTTCAAAGATTACAACGCCCGTCGCTCTGCCCTCGTTCGCGCTCTCACTATTG agGCTGATGAAGTCTACCTTCAATGCGATCCAG AAAAAGAGAATTTGTGTCTGTATGGACATCCAAACGAGTCCTGGGAAGTGACTCTGCCAGCAGAGGAAGTTCCGCCAGAGCTCCCTGAGCCGGCGTTGGGCATTAATTTTGCCAGAGATGGAATGACGCGTAAAGACTGGCTTTCTCTTGTTGCTGTGCACAGTGACAGTTGGTTGCTTTCAGTGGGATTCTACTTTGGTGCACGACTTAATCGCAACGAAAG GAAGCGCCTGTTTAGCATGGTAAATGATCTGCCCACCCTCTTTGAAATTGTGACTGGGAGGAAACCAGTAGAAGATAAGCCTAGTGCTGACGGTGGTAGCAAATCCAGGAATAACACAAag AGATCAACTGATGGACAGGCAAGAAGCAATTCCAAGTTAAGTTACGTGGAGGATGAAGATGAGCATGGGGACACCCTTTGCGGGAGCTGTGGAGGGAACTACAATGCTGATGAGTTTTGGATTGGTTGTGACATTTGTGAACGATGGTACCATGGAAAGTGTGTGAAGATAACACCAGCAAAAGCTGAAAGCATCAAGCAGTACAAATGCCCTTCTTGCAGCACAAAGAAATCTAGGCACTAA